A portion of the Zootoca vivipara chromosome 6, rZooViv1.1, whole genome shotgun sequence genome contains these proteins:
- the LOC118086767 gene encoding uncharacterized protein LOC118086767, with amino-acid sequence MASPNNHRFLPAQEPGPISGAPHIPSSSANSTPHPQQLSSANSTGMMNLTCQSFQCSGERCYHDEAHGNNTETCHNATHCELFRLNTTSYTARCSSECGGINGTDMCMQNGTIGMNLCSMECCSSPNCLLLNATAYGDLPPTTTPAPTTTTTKAPPKNGKVCSSFTCHGEGCYKGQKHAAGCIVGFNFCEMKKTGPHFVAGCSKVCKTAGPPCSAGSKVPCYQECCPAMPKTSCLKLDGKVHFNGAKQVAALTPLLQLLLCVAVLSLNYALLFSAGHN; translated from the exons ATGGCAAGTCCCAACAACCACCGGTTTCTCCCAGCCCAGG aGCCTGGGCCCATTTCAGGAGCACCCCACATCCCCAGCAGCTCAGCAAACAGCACCCCACATCCCCAGCAGCTCAGCTCAGCAAACAGCACAGGCATGATGAAC CTCACATGCCAGAGTTTCCAGTGTTCCGGGGAGCGATGCTACCATGACGAAGCTCATGGGAACAACACAGAGACCTGCCACAACGCAACACACTGCGAG CTCTTCCGCCTCAACACGACCAGCTACACAGCCCGGTGCAGCAGTGAGTGTGGGGGAATCAATGGCACCGACATGTGCATGCAGAATGGCACCATCGGCATGAACCTGTGTTCAATGGAGTGCTGCAGCTCCCCAAACTGCCTGCTCCTCAATGCTACAGCCTACG GTGACCTGCCGCCCACCACTACGCCggcacccaccaccaccaccaccaaagcaccccccaaaaat GGGAAAGTGTGCTCAAGTTTCACCTGCCATGGAGAAGGATGCTACAAGGGACAGAAGCACGCAGCCGGCTGCATCGTGGGCTTTAATTTTTGTGAG aTGAAGAAAACCGGCCCCCACTTTGTGGCTGGATGCAGCAAAGTCTGCAAAACGGCCGGCCCGCCCTGCTCTGCGGGGTCCAAGGTGCCCTGCTACCAGGAGTGCTGCCCGGCGATGCCCAAGACCAGCTGCCTGAAGCTGGATGGCAAAGTGCACTTCAACGGGGCCAAGCAGGTGGCAGCCCTCACCCCCCTGCTCCAGCTGCTGTTGTGTGTGGCCGTCCTCAGCCTGAACTATGCTCTCCTGTTCTCAGCCGGGCACAACTGA
- the SF3A3 gene encoding splicing factor 3A subunit 3, producing the protein METILEQQRRYHEERERLMDVMVKEMLTRKTTLRDQINSDHRTRAMQDRYMEVSGNLRDLYDDKDGLRKEELSAISGPNEFAEFYNRLKQIKEFHRKHPNEICVPMSVEFEELLKARENPSEEAQNLVEFTDEEGYGRYLDLHDCYLKYINLKSSEKLDYITYLSTFDQLFDIPKERKNAEYRRYLEMLLEYLQDYTDRVKPLLDQNELFGKIQAEFEKKWENGTFPGWPKETSSALTHAGAHLDLSAFSSWEELASLGLDRLKSALLALGLKCGGTLEERAQRLFSTKGKSLEALDPSLFAKNPKTKGSKRDTERNKDLAFLEAQIYEHVEILGEQRQLTHENVQRKQARTGEEREEEEEEQISESESEDEDNEIIYNPKNLPLGWDGKPIPYWLYKLHGLNINYNCEICGNYTYRGPKAFQRHFAEWRHAHGMRCLGIPNTAHFANVTQIEDAVSLWAKLKQQKASERWQPDTEEEYEDSSGNVVNKKTYEDLKRQGLL; encoded by the exons atggAGACCATCCTGGAGCAGCAGCGCCGCTACCACGAGGAGCGCGAGCGGCTGATGGACGTCATGGTCAAGGAGATGCTCACGCGGAAGACCACg CTTCGGGACCAGATCAACTCGGACCACCGCACGCGGGCCATGCAGGAT AGGTACATGGAGGTGAGCGGCAACTTGAGAGACTTGTATGACGACAAAGACGG GTTGCGGAAGGAAGAACTCAGTGCCATTTCAGGGCCCAATGAATTTGCTGAGTTCTACAATCGTTTGAAGCAGATTAAAGAGTTCCATAGGAAACACCCAAATGAg ATTTGTGTGCCGATGTCGGTGGAGTTTGAGGAGCTCTTGAAGGCCCGGGAGAATCCCAGTGAAGAGGCTCAGA ACCTTGTGGAGTTCACTGATGAAGAAGGATATGGCCGCTACTTGGACCTGCATGACTGTTATCTCAAGTACATTAACCTCAAGTCCTCAGAG AAATTGGATTATATCACATACCTGTCCACTTTTGACCAGCTTTTTGACATTCCTAAGGAGAGGAAAAATGCTGAATACAGGAG gtacctggagatgctcctGGAATACCTGCAGGATTATACAGACCGAGTGAAGCCATTGCTGGACCAGAACGAGCTGTTTGGCAAAATCCAGGCAGAATTTGAGAAGAAATGGGAGAACGGCACTTTCCCTGGTTGGCCG AAAGAGACCAGCAGCGCCCTCACCCATGCTGGGGCCCACCTGGACCTGTCAGCCTTTTCTTCCTGGGAG GAATTGGCCTCCCTTGGACTGGACAGGCTGAAATCTGCACTGTTAGCTTTGGGACTGAAATGTGGTGG gaCTCTAGAGGAACGTGCTCAGAGGCTGTTCAGCACCAAGGGCAAGTCTCTGGAGGCCCTTGACCCTTCTCTCTTTGCCAAGAACCCAAAGACAAAGGGGAGCAAGCG GGACACTGAGAGGAACAAGGACTTGGCTTTCCTGGAGGCTCAGATCTATGAGCATGTGGAGATTCTTGGG GAGCAGCGGCAGCTGACTCATGAAAATGTGCAGCGCAAGCAGGCACGGACCGGTGAGGAacgtgaggaggaggaagaggaacagaTCAGTGAGAGCGAGAGTGAGGATGAAGACAATGAAATCATCTACAACCCCAAGAACTTGCCCCTTGGGTGGGATGGCAAA CCCATCCCTTATTGGCTATATAAGCTCCACGGCCTGAACATCAACTACAATTGTGAGATCTGTGGGAACTACACCTACCGTGGGCCCAAAGCTTTCCAACGACACTTTGCG GAATGGCGCCACGCCCATGGAATGCGATGCCTGGGCATCCCCAACACAGCTCACTTTGCCAACGTCACACAGATTGAAGATGCTGTTTCGT TGTGGGCAAAGCTGAAGCAACAGAAGGCTTCGGAGAGGTGGCAGCCGGACACAGAA GAGGAATACGAGGATTCCAGTGGGAACGTGGTCAACAAGAAGACCTACGAAGATCTGAAGCGCCAAGGCCTGCTGTGA